One segment of Plasmodium relictum strain SGS1 genome assembly, chromosome: 3 DNA contains the following:
- a CDS encoding DEAD box ATP-dependent RNA helicase, putative → MVLINNVKNFVMYYKIFNNVERYVKLLSKRNVYANNINYFDKQKIYCNTDTDKIVSSCIEKENKIKEEELKDEIENNYLIEFIEKEKKIIYDNFNDLNELCLKKFKKLKCDLNILTSSNREYVPYYFYDFFLSHYNSSGNHLSKKDILIKLNNLILENEKLCYNKGINDKNLYFIESNLSIINTNEEYIKEIDNKKLENNNDNNNLIDNNEVDKNYFLNSHNVNERILEVRDDLLNKKTFTYYESLLRYKDISKINIDSYIKLSIQKNFHIKYLTTVQYCLFPFFLKNYDLLINSVKGTGKTLGYCIPLLHKIIIQINNLKKNCNIKEDFVLALIVCPNIILIEQTYKVIKQLLIYHPYKLKCHYIHGRKNINMKQEVDELKKKKPQIIVTTPVSFINHIKFSKGFSKMFFLCDTIIIDEAYFLLNSNYLKNILIIKNILPKGHQTILLSSIVNNFLKHLAYRFLRLNYVYLNFVNNSIYDRNKFYSASHMNIMNSNSEDKLSCEEYFKKHQPDSSFELYNKLNYNLLSIYKDNILNCTDLNKLWLCKNAKTFYENINLYDSYIVNNEVNNIIEKTNYNSSTYINEMSSQNNKNNLSKIVQHNKKNSNETVNENNKSNNSKYVHNISSLCNSNTSKENIEKSLGRIKINNNKKVENIEENFFEEYAYEGSQNEENIGSKLKLNNSDYNNYTVSNNDNYEKNKGINLPTHIFLKQEYLIYEPDKLALILFNIIHKEFLSNENIKIVIFMPTVKMLQFFYVIFKHYIFKGYIFLLYLKLNKWKKNEKIYDNSYYYDRENVNFSVSSNPFIFVNNNFHNSSNNSEKNKNDFNNINMNKCSKEDLVNKENLVNGLNDKKITNSSNLDEENNITLKVLNNQKNNKLKEEDYFENKEYINEYEKLKDIAILCLHSKLSLDKKTYTLNSFNNPQKKKQILFSSSLLYQGIELDKVDLVIQVGISVTIDEYILRTQVATTKNTQGRSLLLLNELEGHYLFTLYKNNILISNVSKKYLNYIHKDNPFLNTLLKYKKPNNIILNNGQEKNENILDLSEKEGDNYNYKKNKKKEENCDYFYKFNIKHMEWYKHNHLLCSCELMYRSLLGFYCEKNKYLKYEKWQVPSLIKNILHSFGYFDNFYITKCMATRLQILDAPDVYININARSKSVLISALPSYKSFKSKMNELKYKKFSKNSSNEEKNIPNSYNSYKFPFDNIQITKNDTKKKEDMEKEKYEKSFIEKYPLYFPIHKYLS, encoded by the coding sequence ATGGTGTTAATAAATAAtgttaaaaattttgtaatgtattataaaatttttaataatgtaGAAAGATATGTAAAGTTATTAAGtaaaagaaatgtttatgctaataatataaactattttgataaacaaaaaatatattgcaATACTGATACAGATAAAATAGTATCCTCATGTATAGAAAaagagaataaaataaaggaaGAAGAACTAAAAgatgaaatagaaaataattatttgatAGAATTTAttgagaaagaaaaaaagataatatacgataattttaatgacttaaatgaattatgtttaaaaaagtttaaaaaattaaaatgtgatttaaatatattaacttCATCAAATAGAGAATATGTACCTTATTATTTCTACGATTTCTTTTTATCACATTACAATTCAAGTGGTAATCATTTAAGTAAAAAggatattttaataaaattgaataaccttatattagaaaatgaaaaattatgttaTAATAAAGGAATCAACGATAAAAATCTTTATTTCATTGAAAGTAATCTATCTATAATTAATACAAatgaagaatatataaaggaaatagataacaaaaaattggaaaataataatgataataataatttaatagataataatgaagtagataaaaattattttttaaactcACATAATGTGAATGAAAGAATATTAGAAGTTAGAGATGATTTATTAAACAAGAAAACTTTCACATATTATGAATCTTTATTACGTTATAAGGatataagtaaaataaatattgatTCTTACATTAAGTTGagtattcaaaaaaattttcatataaaatatttaactaCAGTTCAATATTGCTTATTTccgttttttttaaaaaattatgatttaCTTATTAATTCTGTTAAGGGTACAGGAAAAACATTAGGTTATTGCATTCCCcttttacataaaataattatacaaataaataatttaaaaaaaaattgtaatataaaagaagattTTGTTCTTGCCCTAATAGTATGCccaaatataattttaattgagCAGAcatataaagttattaaacaattattaatatatcatCCGTATAAACTAAAATGCCATTATATTCATggtagaaaaaatataaacatgAAGCAAGAAGTAGAtgagttaaaaaaaaaaaagcctCAAATAATTGTAACAACACCGGTATCCTTTATAAATCacataaaattttcaaaaggattttcaaaaatgttttttttatgtgaTACAATAATTATCGATGAAGcttattttcttcttaattcaaattatttaaaaaatattttaattataaaaaatatattacctAAGGGACACCAAacaattttattatcttctaTTGTTAACAATTTCCTAAAACATTTAGCTTATAGATTTTTGCGTTTAAATTATGtgtatttaaattttgtGAATAATTCTATTTATGATAGAAACAAATTTTATTCAGCTTCTCATATGAATATTATGAATTCTAATTCTGAAGATAAATTATCATGTGaagaatattttaagaaGCATCAACCTGATTCTTCTtttgaattatataataaactaAATTATAATCTATTATCTATTTATAAggataatattttaaattgcACTGACTTAAACAAATTATGGTTATGTAAAAATGCTAAAactttttatgaaaatattaatttatatgattCTTACATAGTAAATAATGaagttaataatattatagaGAAAACAAATTATAACAGTAGTAcatatattaatgaaatgAGCAgtcaaaataataaaaataatcttaGTAAAATAGTtcaacataataaaaaaaattccaatGAAACagttaatgaaaataataaaagcaaTAATTCCAAATATGTACATAATATTAGTAGTCTATGTAATTCAAATACaagtaaagaaaatatagaaaagtCACTTGGacgtataaaaataaataataataaaaaggtaGAGAATATTGAAGAAAACTTTTTTGAAGAATATGCATACGAAGGTTCtcaaaatgaagaaaatataggcagtaaattaaaattaaacaatagtgattataataattatacagtcagtaataatgataattatgaaaaaaataaaggaataAATTTGCCCactcatatatttttaaaacaagaatatttaatttatgaaCCTGATAAACTtgcattaatattatttaatataattcataaagagtttttatcaaatgaaaatataaaaattgttatttttatgcCAACAGTGAAAATGCTACAGTTTTTTTATGTCATATTTaaacattatatatttaagggttatatttttttattgtatttaaaattaaataaatggaaaaaaaatgaaaaaatatatgataattcatattattatgatagagaaaatgtaaatttttcTGTATCTTCAAatccttttatttttgtaaacaATAATTTTCATAACTCATCAAATAattcagaaaaaaataaaaatgattttaacAATATAAACATGAATAAATGTAGTAAAGAGGATTTAGTTAACAAAGAAAATCTAGTTAACGgattaaatgataaaaaaattacgaATTCTAGCAATttagatgaagaaaataacattactttaaaagttttaaacaatcaaaaaaataataaattaaaagaagaagattattttgaaaataaagaatacataaatgaatatgaaaaattaaaagatattgCAATTTTATGTTTACATAGTAAGTTGAGCttagataaaaaaacatatactTTGAATTCTTTCAATAacccccaaaaaaaaaaacaaattttattttcttcttcctTACTATATCAAGGCATTGAATTAGATAAAGTAGACTTAGTAATACAAGTAGGTATAAGTGTTACAATagatgaatatattttaagaacGCAAGTTGCTACAACCAAAAATACACAAGGGAGaagtttattattattaaacgAGTTAGAAggtcattatttatttactctttataaaaataatattttgattAGTAATGTAAgtaagaaatatttaaattatatacataaagataatccttttttaaatactttattaaaatataaaaaacctaataatattattctgAATAATGgtcaagaaaaaaatgaaaacataTTGGATTTAAGTGAAAAAGAGGgagataattataattataaaaaaaataaaaaaaaagaagaaaattgtgattatttttataaatttaatataaaacataTGGAGTGGTATAAACACAATCATTTATTATGTTCATGTGAATTGATGTATAGATCATTACTTGGTTTTTATTGTGAAAAGAACAAGTATTTGAAATACGAAAAATGGCAAGTACCaagtttaattaaaaatattttacattcTTTTGGTTATTTTGATAACTTTTATATAACTAAATGCATGGCTACAAGACTACAAATTTTAGATGCACCAGATGTATATATTAACATTAATGCTAGATCAAAAAGTGTTTTAATATCTGCATTACCATCTTATAAAAGCTTTAAATCAAAAATgaatgaattaaaatataaaaagttttcaaaaaattcatcaaatgaagaaaaaaatatacctAATTCTTACAACTCCTATAAATTCCCTTTTGACAATATTCAAATAACTAAAAATGAcactaaaaaaaaggaagatatggagaaagaaaaatatgaaaaaagcTTTATAGAGAAGTATCCTTTATACTTCCCtattcataaatatttatcataa